DNA from Rhinoderma darwinii isolate aRhiDar2 chromosome 6, aRhiDar2.hap1, whole genome shotgun sequence:
agcacaggattgacggccttgggcaggataaacagggagatgagctcagtgtgaagagctccaacttgaAGTCTCACTTGCTTGGTAACGGAAAAAACTggatcaggcaaaggcagtccatctaccgaggcaacgatcaaaggCCTTTCCAGGCGGACAgtaggcaactggagaagatccacaaggtcttgatggatgaaattagctgcagagccagagtccaggtaggcagaaaccggatggagcctctcgccagcgactATGGTCACGGCAAttaacagtttggaagagagttcatgATTAaacgcagtagcgcccagggttgtctctccatccAAACCTAGGCATTGGGGTTTTTTGGTttctgtggacacagacgcacgacatggccagcgaggccgcatatAGACAGAGACGAGAGGTCTCCTGTTGCATCTCATGagacctctccctgagccttatatcaacccgagtagccagcagaatcaggtcgtccaaggcaggtggtaggtctggggcagcaagttcgtccttgatactgggcgacaggccatgccagaagactgccaccaaggcctcattgttccaggaccgctctcccgccagggtccggaactggatggtgtattcacccacggaggtgtcctcttggcgaaggttgaagatagccaTGGCTGCCGACAAAAaacgtcctggctcctcaaaaacagtacagTACAACcgtacgaacccctggaagtcttgagtCTCAGGAccctgtcattcccagattgggttcgcccatgccagggccttaccAGCaggtagagacacgatgaaggcgatcttggttccgtcagatggaaatgcttgggcgtgcagggaaaaatggatatagcattggttcagaaatcccctgcacgtacttgcatctccatggaaccgagaaggtaatggcagcgagaaccgggaatccgaaccggaaccgccaggagaagtagcaggagggtcggtcgGAGGAGCTTGTATAGAGGCAATGGAAGCAGTTAGCGCCTCTAGcagctgcgccatggagtccactgccacaagaagttgatcctgtcttgttcggagatcctgcaggtccgcctgcatggcttgggaaggtgacatgcccttaaattgaccagcggggtctatggcctgagcgtactgtcacgaggtggggtgtggactcactgggccgtaccgggtagcgggatggcagctggccaaacaggtatgataCAGAGTTTATAGTCCAGaaaagagtacctgaggcaacgtagacagtagcaaggcagcctcggctgggaccaggcagcaggtagatgtcaggcgtggagtagtagaacaggcgtggagatgcagcacaacaagacaacagctcagcacggtagtagaccaggatggtacaggtagcacgggaaacaggatacaggtgcgaggaacactgggaagctggaagacacttaggagaccatattgcaagacagactaagggaaacaacaacaatgctcaggcgaggataagaagggcagtgaccctcttatagtccaggagttcaagagttgatgatgatgtccgggagacaggctcgatacctgGAAGTGAGTGTCAGCGCCTCACAGAGGGGGGGACGCAGCACAGCatcaggacgtccatggccgtggtCATCAAAGGGTAGGTTAGAACGacaggccgcggccatagacgtcacacatgctcactacacccctaggtgaatacctgaggggtgtagtttccaaaatggggtcacttctgaggggtttccactgttttggtcccacagtgggtttgcaaatgcgacatagcgcccagaaaccaatccagcaaaatctgtactccaaaaaccaaatgccgctccttccattctgagccttgccgtgtgcccaaacagcagtttattaccacatatggaatatgtccAAAATCCTCTAAAAGTCTAAGTGCTAAAtagtgagttgcgtttctctggtaaaaccttctgtgttacaaaaaaaaaaattgattaaaaatgaatttctgcaaaagaaaattaaatttgtaaatttcacctctaatttgctttaattcctgtgaaacgtctaaagtgttaagacattttctaaatgctcttatgaatactttgaggggtgaagttttttaaaatggggtgttttatggggactttctaatatataaggccctcaaagccacttcacaactgaactggcccctgtaaaaatagccttttgaaatctccctgaaaatgtaaaggatctgccagacacaacttctgtgtcaacgcccataggtaatcagtctgcacctgtttctatgtctgtgagactgacatcttccaccacccaggatggcagtgggagagcctatcgcagcctggccagacggagctagctcccgccctctgtctatttatacctgcctttcctgttcctcctttgcttgtgattcttctctgttggtttcctggccctgctgcagcttcttgaactactgatcctctgcttgtgattgaccttggcttttctgaccactcttctgctctgcgtttttgtacctcgctcatctcctggtttgacttgactcgttcacctcgcttgttgctcatggtgttcccgtgggcaatttccccatttccctggcttctttgtacccttgtctgtttgtctgtcgtgcacctattgagtgtagggaccgtcgcccagttgtaccccgtcgcctagggcgggtcgttgcaagtaggcagggactgagtggcgggtagattagggctcacttgtctgtttccctaccccgacattacatatatgggcgtcgacacagaagttgtgtctggcagatcctttacaaaaaatgtgagaaattgctgctgaagttctaaagccttgtaacgtcctagaaaaaaaaaggatgtttacaaaacgatgccaatctaaagtaaacatatggggatgttaattagcaacaattttgtgtgccataactgcctgtcttacaagcagatacatttaaattttgaaaaatgctaattttcgtaATTCTTtggtaaattttggtgtttttcacaattaaatactgaacgtatcaagcaaattttgccagtaacataaagtccaatgtgtcacgagaaaatctcagaatcgcttggataggtgaaagcattccgaagtcattaccacataaattgatttCTATAAGATTTACAATTGATCACATCTGTGTTCTCTTCATATTCAACATggagattattattattgcagCACAAGAAAGAATTTACAAGAAGTTTTAAGACATTGAATTTTCTTACTGAAGTGGAAGCTGTATTTCAGACGCTTCTCCTGACTTCTCCGGTTACAATGATACGTGCAGGAGACCTCCATGTCTTTGTGTCTCGATACAATTGGTGTAAAGCTCAGAGTAGAGATGGCGTGGTAGAGTTTATCCTCGTGTGATCGATCTGTTTCCACAGTATAATCTTGGCTGACTATGAGGACGGCTTCTTCATCTCTCTCCTTCTTAATATCTGagatttcagtcttctctccaccGTTCTCCGTGATCACCCAGGTCACCCGCACGTCTTCTGGACAGTTGGAAGCCGCACAGTACATGGTGACTTTTTCATCTGCAGTCTCTATACTGTGGATGTGACCCACCTGAAAGCGCTGTGACTCTATAGAAATGAAAGAGAAGTTTAGTTTATCATAtttgtccaataatccagaacaaTTGATGATCCAACCCCAGATCAAAGAAATTTTACTGCACAACAAATGTAAATTTCTGAAAACACAAGAGCCGCTCACGCCAATCCAAGAACAactggagtgtctcagactcgtagtcattttgggacaacacagaggggacccttaAACAGTGGATCCATGGTAggggggcacaactggagggcaccaggtaatattactccatatactttACCACATTTCAAGTTTTGTTCCAGGACTGGAAGGTCAATTTAACTTAAAAAGCTTTCTATAAGCTTTGATAATGTACAAGCCTCTCACCTCTCTTCATGAAATACCAGAGTGCTGGCAGCGCTGTTACCAGTAATAATACCAAGACACCGATGATACCAAAGTGGCACGATCTCTTACAATCACCTGCAAATACAAAGAGAACAAAAAGTAGAGGTAAACCAATGCAGCATTTACTACACAAATCACAAACCCTCCATGACTATGAAGAGCTGGAAGTGAGTTCAGGAAAGTAGAGTACATGGAAGAAAGGAGCCCAGACCAAAAATCAAGCTGTGCCCCCATTTTGGCACAGAGTTTtaccacccaggacagaagggcctggtgATAGTTTCCCCCTCGAAGCTCTTTCCATGACCCCTGGGCCAAATATCCGTCCCCCTGATTGCTTACAATGCAGAGAATGAAACCCATGACAGGTTCTATAGCAGCCACATGGTCTTTCTATATGATATGTATGCCTTTGGCGCAGGAAATAGAAGGTTATAAGTATTATGATCTTCTCTCTCCTTCTGGCTTCCAAGGTCTTTTAGCTTCCCCTGTTCTACTGCACACATAATTTCTTTCTATCAATGGCCATCATCTATATTACTACCCAACGACAGTAACGGTGATCACTAACTCACGTCTCCGCTACTCCTTTGATCAGTGGTGCTGGAACTCCCTCATCTGCTGTGTCCTACACCAACATCTATACCTGCTACTCTTTGTGGTCACAACCTCAGTCAACATCTTTGTATCTTGTTTTCTGTAACAGTTCTCCAAGGAATGGCCAGTATGTGGTTCATTTGCCCACTACAGTATCTATGAGACGTTCTGGCCACCAATGAGTGGGATATTCACTATACAATATCTGCAAATACTAAGCTTTAACCTGTACATTGTCAACTTTGAATTGCACTAGAGCTAGCAAGTAATGACCTGTGACCATCATTCAGGTCATTTGTATCGTATGGTGACCACTGGAAAATTGTCTAAAtgaaatacagtatataataatatatttaaagaATAGAATCCAGACATTATAATAATTGTATTGATTGACTTACGCTCCACTTTAACTTCATCTGTTGTCTTTATAGGACTATTTAATGTCTCATGTTGCACCTCGCAGGAGATCTGAGACGGTAGGTTGTTCTTTCCAAGCTGAATCCGGTAATAAATCTCTTTATTGAAATATCCATTGTTACTTTGTCGGGGAGAATCAATTCTCTTTCCATCCAACAGCCAGCGCATGGTCACTTCTTCCGGGGAATAGTTTGTTGCTTCACACATATAAATCTGATCATTACCGTCAGGAGTCCTGGAAGCCTTGATATTGACAGTCGGGGCAGCTGAGGAGTGATATTTTATTGGTTACTGAAGCAATTTTACCTAGCAGTGTGTATTTGGAGTTTTGAAGGAAACCGATAGGAAGAGCTAAAGCGCCCACTAAAAGCACAAAATGACCAGACTGAGGCTTTATTTTATCCTGGACATATTACGAGTAGACCGAGCTCATCAGCAAAGACCATTTTTAGTGGAAGACATGAAGGGAAAAGAGTAgaggacaaccagcaacaagattGATGGagaccatcataaaaaaaatcatgaataTATCATTGAGAAGCCTGAATACCCAAATAGAAGACTGGATCATCTGTAGAAACATGGTTTATATGGTCACCAGATGTTAAGGGGTACATGGAGGCAATAAACCAGTGTAAAGTGATACCAACTAGAATGGCAATAAATAAAAACTTGCCTGTGGAGTGTAAATCTGTACCTGACCCTACAGACATGGACTATTGTGTAACTGAATTGCATCCAAGCCCAGCTCAAGCATCTCCGGTGTCAGTCAGGGAACAGCCACTCCTCTCCACCCatcagtcttccagaatttatgTGATCTTGTTTTTTACCCTTCAAAACCTTAGACAAGagttgagactttttttttatacaaattcaAGACAAAATATAGAATATGCCGGATGTAAATTGTTCTGCCAGGTTGAACTTACCTCCATACTGCACAATGTAGAAATCCTTTACGGGATCTTGAAGATACTCGTGCTCCACCTGACAAGTAATTTTTGGATTACCCTCTTCCTCAAAAAATATGATATTTACTGCGCTGTTCCTTGTAAAGGTATTATTAGCGTTCGTCTCGTCATCCTGCGTTACCGATCCACTTAAGATCTGACCATTCTTGAGCCAAATCACCTTCATGTCCTTAGGGAAGAAGTTTGTGATGGAACATCGGAGAAGACTTGTCACACCGCTCAGGACGGCATTTTTTTGTATCTTGACCTCTGGAACAGCTAATATAGAAATATAAAATTATCATTTATAAGAAGAATTTATTATTTCAATCTCTGTTCACTGTACAATATAACTCCCTGTCTTACATTGGATGTCACACAATTAGTCAATCTCTCCTATATGATAATTATATGATTGTGTATACTCTTTAACAGCTGCAAAAATAGTTAATTTCCTCTGGATTTTACTGAAACATTAAAAAACGAGCGGAAAAGGAGTGACTTTGTCATTGCTGAGATACCcgagatctctctctctctatgtgaGACGTTCATACCCCCCATATAAAGGTCAGGTGAGGGTTCATGCACAGGCTGTATTATGGATCTCATAGATAGGACACCCAAGAAATCTGTAGCTGTGTTATTCCCACCTATGTGTGACACTGATTTTACATATTCTGTGAGAATCAATGATAAAAAAATTGCCATATTATGGAGGTAGGATATGGACCTTGAGGGTAGCAGCACATCGAGGCACACAGAGGACCTACGTGTTAATAATACAGACATGTATTGCACATATCATTGCCAGACGGGTCCGTGCATATATTATTTCTGTGTgcatcaggccttattcacacagatgTTTTGTGGAATTCGTTTTTATGTGACTTCCAGGCTCACGGTGCCCAGTAAAAATAAAGTCAATCTAGAAGTGGCCCCCATTACACTATGGACCCACTTTATAATTTACTCACCAAGAATATTTAACAGGATTTGTTTTGCTTGATTATCTGGAATGTAAACCACCGTGCACTTGTATGTCCCCTTATCAGAGACGGTCACATTGTGGATGGTCAGGGAGGCATTGCCCTGCTTGATATCCTGCTCATCGATGGTGAATCGTAAAGTAGACTTCTTTGCCTTACTGTCGTAGGCTACAATCTCCTTTTCTCCAAAGTGCCAGAAGATCGCCACGTATTGTAGGTTTACTGGATATTTGTCCACTTTGAAGGTGCAAGGCAAAAGAGCGTCAGTCTGAACTGTCCCAATATGTGAAGGAGGAACAGTGACCTCAAGAGCACAACCTGGAAGAGTGAGTAGAGTATTAAGGGACTTTTACAACTTCAGGGTGGGGGTGTCAAAGTCCTCTAGAACGGTGGTGGTTTTCCAAGATCTTTTCTTGCTTTTGGCTAAATACATATGGAGGGAGCACAGACCACAGacatataaagcccacacagatacaaatatacataaacacacacaacaCAAGTGGAGATGAATAAAACCCTGATGACAGTGGCCCCAGAAGAGAAAACAGAGGAGCTCTTCTGATATTTGTGGTTGAGCAGGGCACTGAGTGTACAGGAGCTCAGGTCTAATCCTAATCCTGGGGAAGATGGCTGCACCATGTGAGTTTGCCGATCTCTGGGGGTCACACGTTAGGAAATTATTGCATGCTGCCCACAGGCTGCTGGTTTGGCAGCTAAAACTTTAGAATGTTTCTCCTGTTGTCGCCACTCCCCATTGCTCCCATTTATCCATTAGGCCTCAGGGATTTTATGTTCATAGTGACAAAACATCAATGGCTGCTGTGGAGTGTTACGTCTGCATGGATGAAATGTCACTGGACCACTTTCCtgatctaacattttttttttttttcactttctaaaaaaaaaaaattacaaacccACTCACTACCCACTCACGACCCTCTCACGACCCTCCCTCCTCCAGAcagggagaatttttttttaggtctTATTGCTTTCCTTTTTATCACACGGGATTACCCACCTCATAACATAGTATACTTATCCCATAGTACTCCTTTCCCAATACCTAATTCATACTTCCCTTTGGGCCACCGTTTTATTGTTAATTTTTCTGTATCTGCTGCCATCTCACTTTGCTACAAAATCCCCACTCGTGTTCCAAATCTGCATTATCTTGACAACATCTATGGTATCTGGCAGAATATCTTCTCCCCGATTTATATAAATTTAGCGTTGTGACATATAACTTGTGCACCATCAAGAATTGGGACACTTTTTGCTTTCCGGATGTAAGATATTTTACACTGCAATCATAGATATTACACCAATACTTCTCAACTTTTTTCCCAATAACTTTTTCCCACCTTGATTTATCTTGAATATCTACGCTTTTACTCCAAAAATGAAGATGCGGTAAATACGTGATTTCATGCCCATATTGGCGTAACATCACTGGCTGCCATGGACCATTACATCTGCAAGGATGAAATATTAGTGGGTTTCCTTATTTACCATGATTAAATCGTTGATTTGCACCATTATTATTTAACTTCGGTTCAGGATTATGCCATGTCATGTAAGGTCTCAATCACACTGCCACTAGAAATGCATAACATGTTTTAATTTAGCTTAAACCTTGGTATATGCTGAAAGTTTTACTCAGAGAGCATACGTCCTCTCTGTGACATATGGGGggacgacttttttttttttttactctacgaATCggtcatttaacccctcaaatgttgCAGTCAATGCTGATCGCCTCACTTAAATGGATTTACAAAAAATTCTTTCAGAaaacagtagtaaaaaaaatctAGTAAAAAAATTGCACAATTGGTATTGTGCCAACTATTACGACCTGTGCGGTAAACggcaataaaaaatgaaaaactttgcTAGAatagctgttttctgttcatctcgCCTACCAAAAACTAGAAGTCGTTACGCAAAAAAGAATCCATTAGTTCACACTAGGGTTAGTATACATTTACCTTTCTTCCGTCAGAGGCAAAAATGTCACTGGTCCTTAGTGCCGTAGCTCATTTAAGCCCTAAGAGGTTAAAATGCCCAAAAATGCAGaaactataataataaaaaaagggacATTTTCAGGAgggtttttccaattttaatgtgactgtaagtggttaaaggggttgaaTACACTGGACAGCCCCTCTCCATTTGGACAAtgcctgtaaggctatgttcacacgcttaacaaaaaacggctgaaaatacggagctgttttcaagggtaaacagctcctgattttcagccgttttttaagcaatttgTGTTTTTAGCGGCGTTttatacggccgtttttggagctgtttttctattcagtcaatgaaaaacggctcaagaagtgacttctttttacgaggcgttttctttcttacacggccgtttttaaaaacggctgcgtagaAAAATGGccagtgggaacggaacgccatttttcccattgaaatcaatggacagatgtttggaggtattCAGCCCTCACATTTTTAGCTGTGCTTTGggacgtttacgggccgaaaaagggctgaaaatagcccctgtgaacataccccaaggctCGCTGCTGCAGGAACTGGCATTATATCCAGTCTCAACAATGGGACAACTCTGTAGCTTCACTGCCGCTGACATGACAGGGCGCTGCAATTGTTGTTTCTCATCACATAGCAATCACTTTCATCAATACTGAGAGAGAAATGAACTAACCCCACCATTTTGTCTGATATTCTATACTTCtattttaacttcaatataaaATTGATGCCTAGAGaatgtattaggctgggttcacatgagcatgttcggtccgtaatgcgtcgtacataactatgatgctaggagcccggctccctgcagtgtgttcggtccgggacttgcggccgaaatacgttccgtcctttacggaccgaacatgctcgtgtgaatccagccttaggtctcatgcacatgaccataaaatcgcccgtaattacaggcccctagacttctattggccacgggtaccccccagtatgcttacgggaaggtgcccgtgccattgaaaaatatagaacatgtcctatttcaggccgtaataatggcacgggcaggcccatagaagtctatggggctcccgtaattacgggagcgttgctaggagaagtcagtaaatagtcactgtccagggtgctgaaagagttagacgatcggcagtaactgtttcagcaccctggacagtgacttccgatcacaatatacatcaacctgtaaaaaaaaaaagacgttcatacttacccagaactccctgcttctccctccagtccggactcctgggatgacgtttcagaccatttgaccgctgcagccaatcacaagccaatcacaggctgcagcggtcacatggactaccgcgtcatccagggaggtcgggctggatgtcgaaagagggacgcgtcaccaaggcaacggccgggtaagtgtaaatttcttttacttttactgcgcaaagggctgccccttctctttatcctgcacggatagagagaaggggctgccgattagtgcagtgcaattttgcagtgaaaacgtgccTGGAAattcgggtggaatactggtgacaccagacccgtatttacgggcacgggtccgtaaatactggtgcaatatgggtcgaatacatgtgaccaaggacccgtatttacgccagtatttatgggaagaaaaaaatacgtttgtgtgcatgaggccttagggtac
Protein-coding regions in this window:
- the LOC142656542 gene encoding uncharacterized protein LOC142656542 — its product is MCEATNYSPEEVTMRWLLDGKRIDSPRQSNNGYFNKEIYYRIQLGKNNLPSQISCEVQHETLNSPIKTTDEVKVERDCKRSCHFGIIGVLVLLLVTALPALWYFMKRESQRFQVGHIHSIETADEKVTMYCAASNCPEDVRVTWVITENGGEKTEISDIKKERDEEAVLIVSQDYTVETDRSHEDKLYHAISTLSFTPIVSRHKDMEVSCTYHCNRRSQEKRLKYSFHFKKPERSGPVQLSLGDNGDVLCSVSLQNFYPKDIKIKWSHGVGDFQNIETIRETFTKNDNFKFNVRSECRVPGHLLKDQGYRVRAKWSHKNETGQEEVSITAPITCNRR